One Methanococcus aeolicus Nankai-3 DNA segment encodes these proteins:
- a CDS encoding ABC transporter permease, whose product MKPLDIISFAFNNIKQKKTQSMLTMMGIVIGIFAIVSLVSIGYGVEEYMHGEMMKMGGNKLTILPIKQFGIPPTHFFTDKDIKAIHNIRGVDSVVYGWYGGTDIEYNNEKKYVGYFYGAPNNIKKVYSETGYNIEEGRWLSNSDTYKCNIGYGVAHSLFNKNVKIGDRIIVKDKKFKVVGIMGQVGNQQDDNIIMIPISVGENIFDKKNEYNFITVVVKDGADMAKISNEISNKLEKSFGDTEFSVLSAEQLAETIGGVLSVLTLFISGVAGISLLVGAVGISNTTHMSILQRKKDIGILKSLGAETTDILAIFIVESGFLGLFGGIVGIIFGIIAAKIIENIAHASGYLMVNAWISWELIVGVLIFSFMMGVISGYLPARSGAKLNPIDTLRGE is encoded by the coding sequence ATGAAACCATTAGATATAATTTCGTTTGCATTTAATAATATAAAACAAAAAAAAACTCAAAGTATGCTTACTATGATGGGAATTGTCATAGGGATTTTTGCTATTGTTAGTTTAGTATCTATTGGATATGGTGTTGAAGAATATATGCACGGCGAAATGATGAAAATGGGGGGAAATAAATTAACAATATTGCCAATTAAACAATTTGGTATTCCTCCCACTCATTTTTTTACAGATAAAGATATTAAGGCAATTCACAATATTAGGGGAGTGGATTCCGTGGTATATGGTTGGTACGGTGGAACAGATATTGAATATAATAACGAAAAAAAATATGTTGGTTATTTCTACGGAGCTCCAAACAATATTAAAAAAGTATATTCTGAAACAGGATATAATATTGAAGAAGGTAGATGGTTATCCAACAGTGATACATATAAATGCAATATAGGATATGGTGTAGCCCATAGCCTATTTAATAAAAATGTAAAAATAGGAGATAGAATAATTGTAAAGGACAAAAAATTTAAAGTAGTTGGAATTATGGGGCAGGTTGGAAACCAGCAAGATGATAATATAATTATGATTCCAATTTCTGTGGGAGAAAACATTTTTGACAAGAAAAATGAATATAACTTTATCACCGTTGTAGTTAAAGATGGTGCAGATATGGCAAAAATATCAAACGAAATATCAAACAAACTTGAAAAATCATTCGGAGATACTGAATTTTCAGTTCTTTCGGCTGAACAGTTGGCTGAAACCATTGGTGGCGTATTAAGCGTTTTGACATTATTTATATCAGGAGTTGCAGGAATATCTTTATTGGTGGGGGCTGTTGGTATATCCAACACCACTCATATGAGCATATTACAAAGAAAAAAAGATATCGGAATATTAAAATCACTTGGTGCAGAGACTACGGACATATTGGCAATTTTTATTGTAGAATCTGGATTTTTAGGATTATTTGGTGGGATAGTTGGAATTATATTTGGAATAATTGCGGCAAAAATTATTGAAAATATCGCCCATGCCTCTGGTTATTTAATGGTTAATGCATGGATATCTTGGGAATTAATAGTTGGTGTTTTGATATTTTCATTTATGATGGGAGTAATAAGCGGATATTTACCTGCACGAAGTGGGGCAAAACTTAATCCCATTGATACATTACGGGGCGAATAA
- a CDS encoding COG1361 S-layer family protein has product MKYIINKNSKRTKNNKYNFFGVVLGVISLILLIMPVSAMQIDSPQYRVDKLTPDETYPQIIHPGDTVDIWFKITNDDDDNVKDVKITVSPNYPFELKQVNPIEGTAEISHLNGGESDNAYFKFHINDNTQSGTYRINVNLMATKYKKEDGEIVESQINFTKIYYINIYSVAKFELNSNKDTISSPDANDIQLYIKNKGNGNAKAVVVNFRGSDNVNIVGPTTFYLNSINSKINKVISTQLYVTPKAEDKVYPITASISWVGEDGAPYNSTIPINIKVIKTIPNNTVLLYVDSYKYNPQGSEITIGVANRGATTVKHCILKIDGIKELNNNYIKYIGDLEEDDYDTVTFDVNVHPNESIPITVELRYFDNYNNEYIISKTHAVTFEEELKEQSEVYYAIIIILLVTILLAYYLYKRNKRKKLEKGFEEE; this is encoded by the coding sequence ATGAAGTATATTATTAATAAAAATAGTAAAAGAACAAAAAATAACAAATATAACTTTTTTGGCGTTGTTCTTGGTGTAATTTCCTTGATATTGTTAATTATGCCAGTTAGTGCTATGCAAATTGATAGCCCGCAATATCGAGTAGATAAATTAACACCAGACGAAACATATCCTCAAATTATCCATCCCGGGGATACCGTAGATATATGGTTTAAAATAACAAATGACGACGATGACAATGTAAAAGATGTGAAAATAACAGTATCTCCCAATTATCCATTTGAACTAAAACAGGTAAATCCCATAGAAGGAACAGCAGAAATATCTCATTTAAATGGAGGGGAAAGTGATAATGCCTATTTTAAATTCCATATCAATGACAATACACAATCTGGAACATACAGAATTAATGTCAATTTAATGGCAACAAAATATAAAAAAGAAGATGGAGAAATTGTAGAATCTCAAATCAATTTTACAAAAATATACTATATTAATATTTACAGTGTTGCAAAATTTGAATTAAATAGTAATAAAGATACCATATCTTCTCCAGATGCCAACGATATACAGTTATATATTAAAAATAAAGGAAATGGAAATGCAAAAGCCGTAGTAGTTAATTTTAGGGGTTCAGATAATGTAAATATTGTAGGACCTACGACATTTTATTTAAATTCAATAAATTCTAAGATTAATAAAGTAATATCTACACAACTGTATGTCACACCAAAAGCAGAGGATAAGGTATATCCAATAACTGCATCTATTTCATGGGTTGGAGAAGATGGAGCTCCCTACAATTCCACAATTCCAATAAATATTAAAGTTATTAAAACCATACCAAATAATACAGTATTGTTGTATGTGGATAGTTATAAATACAATCCGCAGGGTTCGGAAATAACCATTGGGGTTGCAAATAGGGGGGCAACCACAGTAAAGCACTGTATTTTAAAAATAGACGGGATAAAAGAATTAAATAATAACTACATAAAATATATTGGAGATTTAGAGGAAGACGATTACGATACAGTAACATTTGATGTAAATGTACATCCTAATGAGTCCATTCCAATAACCGTGGAGCTCCGATATTTTGATAATTATAATAATGAATATATTATTTCTAAAACCCACGCAGTTACATTTGAAGAGGAATTAAAAGAGCAAAGTGAGGTTTATTATGCCATAATTATAATATTGTTGGTGACAATATTATTGGCATATTATCTATATAAAAGAAATAAAAGAAAAAAATTAGAAAAAGGTTTTGAAGAAGAATAA
- a CDS encoding 30S ribosomal protein S8e — MGIWQGQSRRKATGGKYKIVVKKHKKEMGRESAETHLTDDTKIKIVRVAGGNKKVKLLRTNYANVMDPKTNTCKKVSISNVVGNDANKHYIRRNIITKGAIIETEMGKAKVTSRPGQSGIVNAILINE, encoded by the coding sequence ATGGGAATTTGGCAAGGACAAAGCAGAAGAAAAGCAACTGGTGGAAAATACAAAATAGTTGTTAAAAAACATAAAAAAGAAATGGGAAGAGAATCCGCAGAAACTCACTTAACAGACGATACAAAAATAAAAATCGTAAGAGTTGCTGGTGGAAACAAAAAAGTTAAATTATTAAGAACTAACTACGCAAATGTTATGGACCCAAAAACAAACACATGTAAAAAAGTTTCAATCTCAAATGTAGTTGGAAACGATGCTAACAAACACTACATCAGAAGAAACATCATTACAAAAGGAGCAATCATTGAAACAGAAATGGGTAAAGCAAAAGTTACATCAAGACCTGGACAAAGCGGAATAGTTAATGCTATATTAATTAATGAATAA
- the pyrB gene encoding aspartate carbamoyltransferase produces MEHFISIRDIGKKEILNILEEAEKMEELLNSEKHSNIMNGKILATLFYEPSTRTRLSFETAMKRLGGTVVGFTDIANTSVMKGETLPDTIKVINGYADLIVMRHPSDGAPRLACEYSNIPIINAGDGSNQHPSQTMLDLYTIKREIGHIDNIKIAFIGDLKYGRTVHSLCHALSFFENIEIVFIAPKELKIPKEITDDLDNKNKLYNNNIKYSETGDIDLTGMDVVYMTRIQKERFPDLSEYQKVKGTYKLTREHVEDKDLIIMHPLPRVDEIDISVDELPQAKYFKQSFYGVPVRMAILKILNEKNKNKKSEI; encoded by the coding sequence ATGGAGCACTTTATATCTATAAGAGACATCGGGAAAAAAGAAATATTAAATATATTGGAAGAAGCTGAAAAAATGGAGGAGCTCCTAAATTCAGAAAAACATTCTAATATAATGAATGGAAAAATACTTGCCACATTATTTTACGAACCATCAACTAGAACTAGATTATCCTTTGAAACTGCCATGAAAAGATTGGGGGGAACCGTAGTGGGATTTACAGACATAGCAAATACCTCAGTTATGAAAGGGGAGACCTTGCCCGATACAATAAAGGTAATTAACGGCTATGCCGATTTAATTGTTATGAGACATCCCTCCGATGGAGCTCCAAGGTTGGCATGTGAATACTCAAATATACCCATAATTAATGCAGGAGATGGAAGCAATCAACACCCCTCCCAAACAATGTTGGATCTATACACAATTAAACGAGAAATTGGACATATAGATAATATAAAAATAGCTTTTATCGGGGATTTAAAGTATGGGCGGACTGTTCATTCATTATGTCATGCTTTATCATTTTTTGAGAACATTGAAATTGTATTTATAGCCCCAAAAGAGCTCAAAATTCCAAAAGAAATAACCGATGATTTAGACAATAAAAATAAACTATACAACAACAATATAAAATATTCGGAAACAGGCGATATTGATTTAACTGGTATGGATGTAGTTTATATGACAAGAATACAGAAAGAACGGTTTCCAGATTTAAGCGAATACCAGAAAGTAAAAGGAACATACAAATTAACCAGAGAACATGTGGAAGATAAAGATTTAATTATAATGCACCCACTTCCACGAGTAGATGAAATTGATATTTCTGTTGATGAGCTCCCTCAAGCAAAATATTTTAAACAGTCATTTTATGGTGTGCCGGTAAGAATGGCTATTTTAAAAATATTAAATGAAAAAAATAAAAATAAAAAATCTGAAATATAA